From Solidesulfovibrio carbinoliphilus subsp. oakridgensis, the proteins below share one genomic window:
- a CDS encoding response regulator, translating into MEIVEGRLEATARRRVLIVEDDPLSARVAAKILDRLGYSVCAEIETGEEAVSEAAVLLPDVVLMDINLAGAMDGVAAARVIIEGLGVPVIFLTAAVDREIMDRVAATGAAGYIQKPVKLLDLKANLEMAITRRHRERPCPVDPAALPRPLLDAVARALGRAFAVVSPDGRVLFAYPESGLAGELFADAFPGQSAAQAPGDTPCLDVSGRSFGFVRLLPE; encoded by the coding sequence ATGGAGATCGTGGAAGGACGCCTGGAGGCCACCGCCCGCCGCCGGGTGCTCATCGTCGAGGACGACCCGCTGTCGGCCCGGGTGGCCGCCAAGATCCTGGACCGGCTCGGCTACAGTGTGTGCGCCGAGATCGAGACCGGCGAGGAAGCCGTGTCCGAGGCTGCGGTCCTCCTGCCGGACGTGGTGCTCATGGACATCAACCTGGCCGGAGCCATGGACGGGGTGGCCGCGGCCCGGGTCATCATCGAAGGGCTCGGCGTGCCGGTGATTTTTCTGACCGCGGCGGTTGACCGCGAGATCATGGACCGGGTGGCCGCCACGGGCGCCGCCGGCTACATCCAGAAGCCGGTCAAGCTCCTGGACCTCAAGGCCAATCTGGAAATGGCCATCACCCGGCGCCACCGCGAACGCCCCTGCCCGGTCGATCCGGCGGCCCTGCCGCGCCCGCTCCTGGACGCCGTGGCCCGGGCCCTGGGCCGGGCCTTCGCCGTCGTTTCCCCGGATGGCCGGGTGCTCTTCGCCTACCCGGAATCGGGCCTTGCGGGCGAACTCTTCGCCGACGCCTTCCCGGGCCAGTCCGCCGCCCAGGCCCCGGGCGACACGCCCTGTCTCGACGTTTCGGGCCGGTCCTTCGGCTTTGTCCGGCTCCTGCCGGAATAG